Proteins encoded within one genomic window of Gasterosteus aculeatus chromosome 18, fGasAcu3.hap1.1, whole genome shotgun sequence:
- the tfap2b gene encoding transcription factor AP-2-beta isoform X1 has protein sequence MLWKLVENVKYEDIYEDRHDGVSSHSSRLSQLGSVSHPGPYSSAPPLSHAPSSDFQPPYFPPPYQPLAHYQSQDPYSHVSDPYSLNSLHQSQQSAWGARQRQDAAGERMDSSALLAQPRASLPQLSGLDPRRDYGVRRPDVLLHSAHPGLDMSDGLLQGLHGMEDIQTIDDTNGTNILDQSVIKKVPMPHKNMGSLMLGKDGLIGGITVNINEVFCSVPGRLSLLSSTSKYKVTVGEVQRRLSPPECLNASLLGGVLRRAKSKNGGKCLREKLEKIGLNLPAGRRKAANVTLLTSLVEGEAVHLARDFGYICETEFPTKAVSEYLNRQHADPNELHTRKNMLLATKQLCKEFTDLLAQDRTPLGNSRPSPILEPGIQSCLSHFSFITHGFGSPAICAALTTLQNYLNEALKGLDKMFLSNPPNNRHGDGGGGKADKDEKQRK, from the exons ATGCTGTGGAAACTAGTTGAGAATGTCAAGTATGAAGATATTTATGAG GACCGGCACGACGGCGTCTCGAGCCACAGCTCGCGCCTGTCCCAGCTGGGCTCGGTATCGCATCCGGGACCCTACTCCAGCGCGCCGCCGCTGTCTCACGCACCATCCTCGGACTTCCAGCCTCCGTACTTTCCGCCTCCGTACCAGCCGCTCGCTCACTACCAGAGCCAGGACCCGTACTCCCACGTCAGCGATCCGTATTCCCTGAACTCCCTGCACCAGAGCCAGCAGAGCGCATGGGGGGCGCGGCAGCGGCAGGACGCCGCCGGAGAGCGGATGGACAGCTCGGCTCTGCTGGCGCAACCGCGGGCCTCTCTGCCGCAGCTGTCAGGGTTGGACCCGCGGCGGGACTACGGCGTGCGGCGGCCGGACGTGCTGCTGCACTCCGCTCACCCGGGACTGGATATGAGCGATGGACTGCTGCAGGGGCTGCATGGCATGGAGGATATTCAG ACCATTGACGACACCAACGGAACGAACATCCTGGATCAATCAGTTATTAAGAAAG TTCCCATGCCACACAAGAACATGGGCTCCCTGATGCTCGGCAAGGACGGGCTGATCGGGGGCATCACCGTGAACATCAACGAGGTGTTCTGTTCGGTACCGGGCCGCCTGTCGTTGCTCAGCTCCACCTCCAAGTACAAAGTGACCGTAGGGGAGGTGCAGAGGAGGCTGTCCCCGCCCGAGTGCCTCAACGCCTCCTTGTTGGGGGGCGTGTTAAGAAG AGCAAAGTCCAAAAACGGTGGGAAATGTCTGAGAGAAAAGCTGGAGAAGATCGGACTCAATTTACCGGCAGGAAGACGCAAAGCTGCTAATGTCACATTACTAACATCTCTTGTCGAAG GAGAAGCGGTCCACCTGGCCCGGGACTTCGGGTACATCTGCGAGACGGAGTTTCCCACCAAAGCCGTGAGCGAGTATCTCAACCGACAGCACGCGGACCCCAACGAGCTGCACACGCGGAAAAACATGCTGCTGGCGACAAA acaGCTGTGTAAGGAGTTCACAGACCTGCTGGCCCAGGATAGGACTCCCCTGGGCAACTCCAGGCCCAGCCCCATCCTGGAGCCGGGCATCCAGAGCTGCCTCTCCCACTTCTCCTTCATCACGCACGGCTTCGGCTCGCCCGCCATCTGCGCCGCGCTGACCACCCTCCAGAACTACCTCAACGAGGCTCTCAAAGGACTCGACAAGATGTTTCTCAGCAACCCTCCCAACAACCGGCACGGGGACGGTGGCGGCGGCAAGGCCGACAAAGACGAGAAGCAGCGGAAATGA
- the tfap2b gene encoding transcription factor AP-2-beta isoform X2 → MLVHSYSTADRHDGVSSHSSRLSQLGSVSHPGPYSSAPPLSHAPSSDFQPPYFPPPYQPLAHYQSQDPYSHVSDPYSLNSLHQSQQSAWGARQRQDAAGERMDSSALLAQPRASLPQLSGLDPRRDYGVRRPDVLLHSAHPGLDMSDGLLQGLHGMEDIQTIDDTNGTNILDQSVIKKVPMPHKNMGSLMLGKDGLIGGITVNINEVFCSVPGRLSLLSSTSKYKVTVGEVQRRLSPPECLNASLLGGVLRRAKSKNGGKCLREKLEKIGLNLPAGRRKAANVTLLTSLVEGEAVHLARDFGYICETEFPTKAVSEYLNRQHADPNELHTRKNMLLATKQLCKEFTDLLAQDRTPLGNSRPSPILEPGIQSCLSHFSFITHGFGSPAICAALTTLQNYLNEALKGLDKMFLSNPPNNRHGDGGGGKADKDEKQRK, encoded by the exons ATGTTAGTTCACTCCTACTCCACTGCG GACCGGCACGACGGCGTCTCGAGCCACAGCTCGCGCCTGTCCCAGCTGGGCTCGGTATCGCATCCGGGACCCTACTCCAGCGCGCCGCCGCTGTCTCACGCACCATCCTCGGACTTCCAGCCTCCGTACTTTCCGCCTCCGTACCAGCCGCTCGCTCACTACCAGAGCCAGGACCCGTACTCCCACGTCAGCGATCCGTATTCCCTGAACTCCCTGCACCAGAGCCAGCAGAGCGCATGGGGGGCGCGGCAGCGGCAGGACGCCGCCGGAGAGCGGATGGACAGCTCGGCTCTGCTGGCGCAACCGCGGGCCTCTCTGCCGCAGCTGTCAGGGTTGGACCCGCGGCGGGACTACGGCGTGCGGCGGCCGGACGTGCTGCTGCACTCCGCTCACCCGGGACTGGATATGAGCGATGGACTGCTGCAGGGGCTGCATGGCATGGAGGATATTCAG ACCATTGACGACACCAACGGAACGAACATCCTGGATCAATCAGTTATTAAGAAAG TTCCCATGCCACACAAGAACATGGGCTCCCTGATGCTCGGCAAGGACGGGCTGATCGGGGGCATCACCGTGAACATCAACGAGGTGTTCTGTTCGGTACCGGGCCGCCTGTCGTTGCTCAGCTCCACCTCCAAGTACAAAGTGACCGTAGGGGAGGTGCAGAGGAGGCTGTCCCCGCCCGAGTGCCTCAACGCCTCCTTGTTGGGGGGCGTGTTAAGAAG AGCAAAGTCCAAAAACGGTGGGAAATGTCTGAGAGAAAAGCTGGAGAAGATCGGACTCAATTTACCGGCAGGAAGACGCAAAGCTGCTAATGTCACATTACTAACATCTCTTGTCGAAG GAGAAGCGGTCCACCTGGCCCGGGACTTCGGGTACATCTGCGAGACGGAGTTTCCCACCAAAGCCGTGAGCGAGTATCTCAACCGACAGCACGCGGACCCCAACGAGCTGCACACGCGGAAAAACATGCTGCTGGCGACAAA acaGCTGTGTAAGGAGTTCACAGACCTGCTGGCCCAGGATAGGACTCCCCTGGGCAACTCCAGGCCCAGCCCCATCCTGGAGCCGGGCATCCAGAGCTGCCTCTCCCACTTCTCCTTCATCACGCACGGCTTCGGCTCGCCCGCCATCTGCGCCGCGCTGACCACCCTCCAGAACTACCTCAACGAGGCTCTCAAAGGACTCGACAAGATGTTTCTCAGCAACCCTCCCAACAACCGGCACGGGGACGGTGGCGGCGGCAAGGCCGACAAAGACGAGAAGCAGCGGAAATGA